The following are encoded in a window of Kaistia algarum genomic DNA:
- a CDS encoding FAD-binding oxidoreductase codes for MLQPPSPALLARFVAIVGPAHALTEAHATEPYRTEQRERFPGATPMVLRPGSAHEVSQILALANEARVAIVPQSGNTGLVGGQVPDKSGNEIVLSLDRMTKIRAVDAEGYTLTVEAGAILADVQAAAEHADRLFPLSLGAEGSCRIGGNISSNAGGTAVLAYGNTRELVLGVEVVLADGRIWEGMGSLRKDNTGYDLKQLFIGGEGTLGIVTAAVLKLFPRPKGQAVAFVAIADPAAALSLFNLARDRAGHDLTGFELMPRIGMEFVVKHLSGARDPLAAPSPWYVLMEISSGHSDEAASATLEDILATAFEAGVVADAAIAQSLADRKAFWHIRHGMSEVQKPEGGSIKHDVSVPVAQVPAFLTEAVAAVEAFIPGCRPVPFGHLGDGNIHFNVSQPIGADKESYLARWEEMNALVHGIVGRYHGSISAEHGIGRLKRDLLPGVKGEVAMSLMRGIKAAFDPNGILNPGKVL; via the coding sequence ATGCTTCAGCCCCCCTCCCCCGCTCTCCTCGCCCGCTTCGTCGCGATCGTCGGCCCCGCCCATGCGCTCACCGAAGCGCACGCCACGGAGCCCTACCGGACCGAACAGCGCGAGCGCTTTCCAGGCGCCACGCCGATGGTGCTTCGCCCCGGTTCGGCCCACGAAGTCTCGCAGATTCTGGCGCTCGCCAACGAGGCGCGCGTCGCCATCGTGCCGCAGAGCGGCAATACCGGCCTTGTCGGCGGCCAGGTGCCGGACAAGAGCGGCAACGAGATCGTGCTGTCTCTCGACCGGATGACGAAGATCCGCGCGGTCGATGCCGAGGGCTACACTCTGACCGTGGAGGCCGGCGCGATTCTCGCCGATGTGCAGGCCGCGGCCGAACACGCCGATCGCCTGTTTCCGCTCTCGCTTGGCGCCGAAGGCTCCTGCCGGATCGGCGGAAATATTTCGTCGAATGCCGGCGGCACGGCAGTGCTCGCCTATGGCAATACCCGCGAACTGGTGCTCGGAGTCGAAGTCGTCCTCGCCGACGGGCGAATCTGGGAGGGGATGGGGAGCCTTCGCAAGGACAATACCGGTTACGATCTGAAGCAGCTTTTCATCGGCGGCGAAGGCACGCTCGGCATCGTCACCGCCGCCGTGCTGAAGCTGTTTCCACGCCCGAAGGGGCAGGCCGTCGCCTTCGTCGCCATCGCTGACCCGGCGGCGGCACTCTCTCTCTTCAACCTCGCGCGCGACCGCGCCGGCCATGATCTGACGGGCTTCGAACTCATGCCGCGCATCGGTATGGAGTTCGTCGTCAAGCATCTTTCCGGCGCGCGCGATCCGCTGGCCGCCCCTTCGCCCTGGTATGTGCTCATGGAAATCTCGTCGGGTCATTCCGACGAGGCCGCTTCCGCCACGCTGGAGGACATCCTCGCCACCGCGTTCGAGGCGGGCGTCGTCGCGGACGCGGCGATCGCGCAATCGCTCGCCGACCGCAAGGCGTTCTGGCACATCCGCCACGGCATGAGCGAAGTGCAGAAGCCCGAGGGCGGCTCGATCAAGCACGATGTCTCTGTGCCCGTGGCGCAGGTTCCGGCCTTCCTGACCGAGGCGGTCGCGGCCGTCGAAGCCTTCATACCCGGCTGCCGGCCGGTGCCCTTCGGACATCTCGGCGACGGCAACATCCATTTCAACGTCTCGCAGCCGATCGGCGCCGACAAGGAATCCTATCTCGCGCGCTGGGAAGAAATGAACGCCCTCGTCCACGGCATTGTCGGCCGCTATCACGGCTCGATCTCGGCCGAACACGGCATCGGCCGCCTGAAGCGTGACCTGCTCCCCGGCGTGAAGGGCGAGGTGGCGATGTCGTTGATGCGCGGCATCAAGGCGGCCTTCGACCCGAACGGGATCCTGAATCCGGGCAAGGTGCTGTAG
- a CDS encoding histidine phosphatase family protein: MPTIVFIRHGETDWNAVGRFQGQQDIPLNARGRGQARRNGRTLLENLPQAAEYDFVASPLLRTRETMEIVRGSMGLDPDDYRVDPILKELTFGDWEGFTEAELKQNWPDGVVAREADKWGFTPPSGESYEMLSERIARWLESVDRPSVVVSHGGVCRVLLGLLQGLGPETTPMLDIRQDRFMIWNGRDVIWV, encoded by the coding sequence GTGCCGACCATCGTCTTCATCCGGCATGGCGAAACCGACTGGAACGCCGTCGGCCGGTTTCAGGGTCAGCAGGACATTCCGCTCAATGCTCGCGGTCGCGGCCAGGCGCGCCGCAATGGCCGCACGCTGCTGGAAAACCTGCCGCAAGCCGCCGAATATGATTTCGTCGCCAGCCCGCTGCTGCGAACGCGCGAGACGATGGAGATCGTGCGCGGTTCGATGGGGCTCGATCCGGACGATTACCGCGTCGATCCGATCCTGAAGGAACTCACCTTCGGTGATTGGGAAGGCTTCACCGAGGCCGAGTTGAAGCAGAACTGGCCCGACGGCGTCGTCGCGCGTGAGGCCGACAAATGGGGCTTCACCCCGCCTTCCGGCGAGAGCTACGAAATGCTCTCCGAGCGTATCGCCCGCTGGCTGGAATCCGTCGATCGGCCCAGCGTCGTCGTCTCCCATGGCGGCGTCTGCCGCGTTCTGCTCGGGCTGCTGCAAGGCCTCGGCCCGGAGACGACGCCGATGCTGGACATAAGGCAGGACCGCTTCATGATCTGGAACGGCCGGGATGTAATCTGGGTTTGA
- a CDS encoding ATP-binding protein: MIERRLLRDLISALDRSPAVALVGPRQVGKTTLALEVGETRPSIYLDLESDADRAKLAEPELYLAEHQDKLVILDEVHRKPDLFQNLRGLIDRGRRAGRRSGQFLLLGSASIDLLKQSGESLAGRIAYLELGPFDLLEVGEAELDKLWLRGGFPDSFFAEGDGGSIRWRQDFIRTYLERDIPQFGFRIPAETLRRFWTMLAHSQGGLLNAAQLARGLGMDGKTVASYLDLLVDLLLVRRLAPWHNNVGKRLVKSPKVYVRDSGLLHALLGLGDREAILGHPVAGLSWEGFVIETLHAASWPGMEHHFYRTAAGAEIDLVLGFPGGRRWAVEIKRSLDPKPGKGFHSARADLEPERSYVVYPGQERFPLGDGIEAISLAGLAQRVATLAPSL, translated from the coding sequence ATGATTGAACGTCGCCTCCTGCGAGACCTGATTTCCGCCCTCGACCGATCTCCGGCCGTGGCGCTCGTTGGCCCGCGTCAGGTCGGCAAGACGACCCTGGCGCTGGAGGTTGGCGAAACGCGTCCGTCTATCTATCTTGATCTTGAATCCGACGCCGACCGCGCCAAGCTCGCCGAGCCAGAGCTCTATCTGGCCGAACATCAGGACAAGCTCGTCATTCTTGACGAGGTGCATCGCAAGCCGGACCTCTTCCAGAACCTGCGAGGTTTGATCGATCGAGGCCGTCGCGCCGGGCGACGTTCGGGCCAGTTTCTCCTGCTGGGATCCGCATCAATCGACTTGCTCAAGCAGAGCGGCGAGAGCCTTGCCGGCCGCATCGCCTATCTAGAACTCGGCCCCTTCGACCTGCTCGAAGTGGGGGAAGCTGAGTTGGACAAGCTCTGGCTGCGCGGCGGTTTCCCGGACAGCTTCTTCGCAGAAGGCGATGGAGGCTCGATCCGCTGGCGGCAGGACTTCATCCGCACCTATCTCGAACGTGACATCCCGCAATTCGGCTTCCGCATCCCGGCCGAGACGCTGCGACGCTTCTGGACCATGCTCGCCCATTCGCAGGGAGGTTTACTCAACGCGGCGCAGCTTGCGCGCGGGCTCGGCATGGATGGCAAGACGGTCGCATCCTATCTGGACCTGCTGGTCGATCTTCTGCTCGTGCGCCGCTTGGCGCCCTGGCACAACAATGTTGGAAAACGGCTCGTCAAATCGCCGAAGGTCTATGTGCGGGACAGCGGCCTGCTGCACGCCCTGCTGGGCCTCGGCGACCGGGAGGCGATCCTGGGCCATCCGGTCGCGGGCCTCAGTTGGGAAGGCTTCGTCATCGAAACTCTCCATGCGGCAAGCTGGCCGGGTATGGAGCATCATTTCTATCGCACCGCCGCCGGGGCGGAGATCGACCTTGTCCTCGGCTTTCCAGGCGGGCGGCGCTGGGCGGTCGAGATCAAACGCAGTCTCGATCCGAAACCGGGCAAGGGCTTTCACTCCGCCCGCGCGGACCTGGAGCCGGAGCGAAGCTATGTCGTCTATCCGGGCCAGGAACGCTTCCCGCTCGGCGACGGGATCGAAGCCATAAGCCTCGCCGGACTCGCCCAGCGCGTCGCCACGTTAGCGCCCTCTCTCTAA
- the fabI gene encoding enoyl-ACP reductase FabI — translation MPLTGGLMKGKRGLIMGLANNRSIAWGIAKACREHGAELAFTYQGDALKKRVEPLAEEVGGIVVGHCDVADGASIDAAFAELAKHWDRLDFLVHAIGFSDKDELTGRYVDTTEGNFTKTMLISVYSLTAVTQRAEKLMTDGGSILTLTYYGAEKVMPNYNVMGVAKAGLEASVQYLAVDLGPKNIRVNAISAGPIKTLAASGIGDFRYILKWNEYNAPLRRTVTIEEVGDAGVYFLSDLSRAVTGEVQHVDSGYHVVGMKAVDAPDISVIKD, via the coding sequence ATGCCACTGACCGGCGGATTGATGAAGGGTAAGCGCGGGCTCATCATGGGTCTGGCGAACAACCGCTCGATCGCCTGGGGCATCGCCAAGGCCTGCCGGGAACACGGCGCGGAACTCGCCTTCACCTATCAGGGCGATGCGCTGAAGAAGCGTGTCGAGCCGCTCGCGGAAGAGGTTGGCGGCATCGTTGTCGGCCATTGCGACGTTGCGGACGGCGCCTCGATCGACGCTGCCTTCGCTGAACTCGCCAAGCATTGGGACCGGCTTGATTTCCTCGTCCACGCGATCGGCTTCTCCGACAAGGACGAGCTGACCGGCCGCTATGTCGATACGACCGAGGGCAATTTCACCAAGACGATGCTGATCTCGGTCTATTCGCTGACCGCGGTGACGCAGCGCGCCGAAAAGCTGATGACCGATGGCGGCTCGATCCTGACGCTGACCTATTACGGCGCCGAGAAGGTCATGCCCAACTACAACGTCATGGGCGTCGCCAAGGCCGGCCTTGAGGCTAGCGTCCAATATCTCGCCGTCGATCTCGGGCCGAAGAACATCCGCGTCAACGCGATCTCGGCCGGTCCGATCAAGACGCTCGCCGCCTCGGGCATCGGCGACTTCCGCTATATCCTGAAGTGGAACGAATATAACGCTCCGCTTCGACGTACGGTCACGATCGAGGAAGTCGGCGATGCCGGCGTCTATTTCCTCTCGGATCTCTCGCGCGCCGTCACCGGCGAAGTGCAGCACGTCGATTCCGGCTATCACGTCGTCGGCATGAAAGCGGTCGACGCGCCGGACATATCGGTCATCAAGGACTAA